CCTGCTGTAATGGTTGCAACACCTGAATTCCAGAGATTATAGGTCAGGCGAGAGAGTGTGCGATGGATGGTCATCAAGCCAAGTAGAAGACTTCCACCGATTAGGGTTACGCAGAACAGATAGTGCATATGGAAAGCTGTTTCTCCATAACTGAGGCTTTCATAGACCCGACTGAAGATGAAGAGGAAGGATGTTAGTGCTAAATAAGTGATAAATGTGCGAATAGTGCGTTTGTTTTCTGTATTAGTAGCCGATGTAGACAATGTCGCTCACCGCCCTTTCTGAGATAGTATTTCCGTTTGTTGTTGGGTTGTTAATCACTTGACCGTTGAAGTAGAGGGTTGATGAACCACCGCCGTCTAGGTTGTAGGCAGTTGTTGCTCCGTATTGTTTCATAACTTCTGCCAGTTGATAGAGGGATAGACCTTCACTTTCAGAAGTACGACCGTCTGCCACAACGATGATATAGTGGTTTTCATCGATGATACCAATGGCTGAACGAGGGTTGGAAGACATGGCCCGTCCAACTTCTGTTGATGTATCCACCACGATTTCACCATTTTCTACCAAGGTTGGCCCGAAGGCGAGCAAGTTGACAACGCCATTGTCAATTAACTCTTGAGCTGTTATTTCATTTTCATAGATAATTTCAAATGAGCCGTCAGCATAAATTGCCAAGTCACCATAAGAAGCATTGTCACGGACGGTATCACGGTAGAGGACACCATTCTTGATGACGTAACCTGTTGAGTTGGCACCGTAGTAGTCGCCGTTGACCGCCAAGATGGCATTGTTGGCTGCAGCGGTTTCAGATGTTTTGGCTGTGACGTTGGTACCATAAGTATTTTGAGCTAAGGCTGTTTTCAAGTACTCAGGTGAGCTGACTTGGATATCCGCTACATTGACAGTTGTGTTGTTGGTTGTAATAGTTTCGAGTGTGATTTGGATGTTGTCATCAGCGTAAGAGGTATCAGTTGTTGTCACATTGGTTGAGGTTGTTGCAGCGGTGCTACTTGCTGCTGTACTGGAATTTGTCGTCGCTGCAGCGGTTGTCGTTGCGGATTCTACGGTTGTAATAGCTTCAGAGAGGACAAAGGTTTTGAGCATGGAGTAGGTGAAACCACCAGTGAGTAATGTACCGAATAGTGATGCGTATATGAAGGGTTTTTTAAGCAATTTCATGGGCAAGTGCCTTCCTTTCATTGAAAATAATATGTTTTTGAATATACCAAGAGAAGAAAAAGAGGGAGAGGCCAACTGTGATTTTCACCAAATAAAGATTCAATCCAAACAGTTGGTGGAAAATATAAATCAGAGAGGTGTCGCAGATGAAGAGGGCCAAAGCTAGGGTCAAATAACCGAGGCCAGTAGTTTGGACGCTCTGCTCGTTTTGAAAGACCAGCTTTTTATTGAGGTAATAATTGGACAGAGAGCTGGTAACACGAGCCAAGCCATTGGCAATGAGGATATGAATACCCGAGGGCAGAGCAGTCAAACTTGCGATAAGCAGAGCATAGGCACCGTAGTCTACCAGAAAACCGCCCAGTGAGGCCAGGGCAAATTTGAAGAGGTTTTTGTAGATGAGTAAGCCGTCCTTGATAGGACGGAAATGCGAGCTAGCATTATCATCTATATAAATGGTCTGAATGGGAACCTCGGTAATGGGAAACTCTTGGCTAGCTTGGGTCAGCATATTCATTTCGTACTCATAACGGTGGCCTTTGATTTTCAGCATAAAGGGCAGGAGCTTGGAATGAAAGGCGCGTAGACCAGTCTGGGTATCGCTAACCTTGACACCAGTTTGAAGGCGGAAGAGTAGACGGGTCAGCTTATTACCAAAACGACTGCGGAAAGGCACATCATTGCTAAATTGACGGACTCCCAGAACTAAGTGATTGGGCAAATTCATAGCAGCCCGCGCCACTCTATCCATATCGTTGACGGAGTGCTGGCCGTCCGCATCAGCTGTTACGATGACAGAATTGGAGTCACGTTCTTGAATATATTGAAAAGCAGTTTTCAAGGCCTGGCCTTTTCCTAAATTACGCTCGTGGTGAAGAACGGTTGCGTAAGAACTAGCTTGCTCGATGATGGCTTTCGAAGCTTCAGTGCTTCCGTCGTTAACTACAATAATCTTGCAATTGAGCCGATGCTTCAAAGCGTTCAATAGCTCCAGTAATTTCTGATCTGGCTGATAGGCGGGGATGATGACATAATACATGGGAATACCTCGTTTCGTTTTTTGCTATACACCCACTATAGAGGAGTTTTCTGAAAGAAATCTGAAAACAACCTACATATTGATTTGACTTAAGTTTGGTTTAAGATTTCGGCTTGAAATAAGGAAAACGAACAAATGTAGGAATTTTCAGAATATTCCTTGACATTTAAGTTCCATGTGTTATGATAGTAGATACAACATTGCAGAGAGGAGGAATACATGTGCAAGAAATCCAATTAGATCAACCGCGTTCAGGTTCCTATTTAATCTTAGATAGCTTGCATCAATTGGGTGTGGACCTGGTCTTTGGCTATCCAGGCGGGGCAGTCCTCCCCTTATATGATGCTATCTATCAATACGAGGGGATTCAGCACGTCTTGGCTCGTCACGAACAAGGAGCGGTCCACGAGGCGGAAGGTTATGCCAAATCATCAGGAAAGGTGGGCGTAGCCATCGTCACATCTGGACCAGGGGCAACTAATGCCATTACAGGGATAGCGGATGCCATGGGCGACAGCGTGCCTCTTCTGGTTTTCACAGGACAGGTTGCGACGCGCGGTATCGGTAAGGATGCCTTCCAGGAGGCCGATGTCATTGGTATGACCATGCCAATCACCAAATACAATTACCAGATTCGGGACACAGCAGATATTCCTCGAGTGATTACAGAAGCCTATCATATTGCGACCACAGGCCGTCCAGGTCCAGTAGTCATCGATGTGCCAAAGGATATCCAGGAAAGAATTGTTGAAGCCTATCACGATCCGACGGTTCATTTGCCAAGCTACCAACCAACGGTAGAGCCAAATGGTTTGCAGGTCAAGAAAATTCTCCAGCAGCTCAGTCGGGCCAAAAAGCCAGTGATTTTGGCTGGTGGTGGGGTCAACTATGCAGAAGCCCAGGAAGAATTGATTGCTTTTGCAGAGAAATACCGCTTGCCTGTTGTTTCAACCCTGCTTGGGTTAGGAGCCATGCCGATTGAACACGAATTAGCCCTAGCGATGGGTGGCATGCACGGAACTTACTCAGCCAATATGGCCATGAATGATGCAGATTATATTATCAACATCGGTGCCCGCTTTGATGATCGCCTGACGGGAAATCCGACAACCTATGCGCCTAATGCGACTATTGCGCACGTGGACATTGACCCAGCAGAGATTGGCAAGGTCATGAAGACGGCAATTCCAGTAGTCGGAGATGCCAAAGCGACCTTACAAGCCCTGTTGAAATGCGAAACCGTTGAGACAGACTATGCTGACTGGACGGAGCAGGTATTGGACAACAAGCGTCGAGCACCTTTCTGGTATGAGGAAGATGCCAACTTTATCAAGCCACAAGCAGCTATCGAGCTGATTGGTCAATTGACAAATGGCGATGCTATCATCGTGACAGATGTGGGACAACACCAGATGTGGGCGGCTCAATTCTATCCTTACAAGCACCAGCGCCAGCTGATTACTTCGGGCGGCATGGGGACTATGGGATTCGGAATTCCAGCAGCAATCGGCGCTAAACTAGCCAATCCAGACAAGGAAGTTGTAGTCTTTGTCGGTGACGGTGGTTTCCAGATGACCAACCAGGAATTGGCTATCCTCAATGGCTATGGTGTGCCCATCAAGGTTGTCTTGATTAATAACCATTCCCTGGGTATGGTTCGTCAGTGGCAAGAATCCTTCTATGAAGAACGTCGCAGTCAGTCAGTATTTGATGCAGAGCCAAACTTCCAGCTCCTAGCGGAAGCCTATGGTATCAGCCATTACAGTTTTGACAATTCGGCGACCTTGGCAGAAGATATGAAGGTCATCTTGGAAAACAAACCAATGCTGATTGAGGTCCATATCTCCAAGGCCGAACATGTGGTGCCAATGGTACCAGCCGGCAAGAGCAATGCGGAAATGTTGGGGGTGAAGTTCAATGCGTAGAATGTTAACAGCAAAATTACGAAATTCTTCAGGTGTCCTCAACCGCTTTACAGGTGTCCTATCCCGGCGCCAAATCAATATTGAATCCATTTCAGTCGGCCCGACCGAAGTTGCAGGTATTTCTCGGGTAACGGTCATCGTTGATGTTGCGACCATGGACGAAGTGGAACAAATTATCAAGCAACTCAATCGCTTGATTGATGTGGTCCGTGTCCGCGATTTGACAGACATTCCGCACTTGGAACGGGAAGTGATTCTGATTAAAATCGTTGCTCCGCCAGCTAAGCGGGCAGAAATTTTAGCCATTATCCAACCCTTCCGTGCCAGCGTTGTCGATGTGGCACCTCACTCCATTACCATTCAGATGACTGGTGACGGAGACAAGATTGACGCCCTCCTGCGTGTGATTCAGCCTTATGGCATTAAGAACATTGCTAGGACAGGGGCAACTGGTTTCAGTCGTGACTAACCTAGTCACTCACTTGTCTTTTGCTTCGTCGTTAGCTCGGCTTGGCATACCTCAGTATAGCCTTCGCCTCACTGCCTAGAATTAAAAGAAAGTTGAGCAACTAGGGATGCACATGATAGACAAAATTACAGAATGTTCATTTTCTTTGAACATCCGAATTTATAAGTAAAAAAATAGAAAAGAGATTAACAAATGGCAGTAGCAATGCAATATGAAAAAGATGTAACAGTTCCAGCACTTGACGGCAAACGTATCGCCGTTATCGGTTATGGTTCACAGGGCCATGCCCATGCCCAAAACTTGCGTGACACAGGACACGATGTTATCATCGGCGTGCGTGCTGGTAAGTCATTTGACAAGGCTAAAGAAGACGGTTTTGAGACCTTTGAAGTAGCTGAAGCAGCAAAACAAGCGGATGTTATCATGATTTTGGCTCCAGACGAAATCCAAGCGGACCTTTACAATGAAGAAATTGCTCCAAACTTGGAAGCGGGGAATGCTCTTGGTTTCGCCCACGGTTTCAACGTTCATTTTGAATTTATCAAGGTACCAGCAGATGTGGATGTCTTCATGTGTGCGCCGAAAGGACCAGGTCACTTGGTTCGCCGTACCTTTGAAGAAGGTTTCGGTGTGCCAGCTCTTTACGCTGTCTATCAAGACGCTACTGGCAATGCCAAGCACATCGCTATGGACTGGGCAAAAGGTGTTGGCTCAGGCCGCGTAGGTCTCTTGGAAACAACCTTCAAGGAAGAAACAGAAGAAGATTTATTTGGTGAGCAAGCCGTTCTCTGTGGTGGTTTGACAGCTCTGATGCAAGCTGGTTTTGAAGTCTTGACTGAAGCTGGCTATGCACCAGAATTGGCTTACTTTGAAGTATTGCACGAAATGAAACTCATCGTTGACCTTGTTTACGAGGGTGGTTTCAAGAAAATGCGTCAGTCTATCTCAAACACTGCTGAATACGGTGACTACGTATCAGGTCCACGCGTGATTACTGACCAAGTTAAAGAAAACATGAAAGCTGTATTGGCAGACATCCAGTCTGGGAAATTTGCTAATGACTTCGTCAACGACTACAAGGCTGGTCGCCCACAAATGGAAGCCTTCCGTAAAGAAGCTGAAAACCTTGAAATCGAAAAAGTCGGTGCAGAACTCCGCAAAGCAATGCCATTCGTAGGCCGCAACGACGACGATGCCTTTAAGATTTATAACTAAAACAGTCCAGTGGACTGTTTTAGCCCTCGCCCAAAAACGAGAAAGCGAGGTAAGTCCGGGGGAGTGAAAGAGTCTGGGGATAGATTCTTTCAGCTGGTCGCCTAGAAATGT
The sequence above is a segment of the Streptococcus suis genome. Coding sequences within it:
- the ilvN gene encoding acetolactate synthase small subunit, encoding MRRMLTAKLRNSSGVLNRFTGVLSRRQINIESISVGPTEVAGISRVTVIVDVATMDEVEQIIKQLNRLIDVVRVRDLTDIPHLEREVILIKIVAPPAKRAEILAIIQPFRASVVDVAPHSITIQMTGDGDKIDALLRVIQPYGIKNIARTGATGFSRD
- a CDS encoding bifunctional glycosyltransferase family 2/GtrA family protein, with translation MYYVIIPAYQPDQKLLELLNALKHRLNCKIIVVNDGSTEASKAIIEQASSYATVLHHERNLGKGQALKTAFQYIQERDSNSVIVTADADGQHSVNDMDRVARAAMNLPNHLVLGVRQFSNDVPFRSRFGNKLTRLLFRLQTGVKVSDTQTGLRAFHSKLLPFMLKIKGHRYEYEMNMLTQASQEFPITEVPIQTIYIDDNASSHFRPIKDGLLIYKNLFKFALASLGGFLVDYGAYALLIASLTALPSGIHILIANGLARVTSSLSNYYLNKKLVFQNEQSVQTTGLGYLTLALALFICDTSLIYIFHQLFGLNLYLVKITVGLSLFFFSWYIQKHIIFNERKALAHEIA
- a CDS encoding acetolactate synthase large subunit, with the translated sequence MQEIQLDQPRSGSYLILDSLHQLGVDLVFGYPGGAVLPLYDAIYQYEGIQHVLARHEQGAVHEAEGYAKSSGKVGVAIVTSGPGATNAITGIADAMGDSVPLLVFTGQVATRGIGKDAFQEADVIGMTMPITKYNYQIRDTADIPRVITEAYHIATTGRPGPVVIDVPKDIQERIVEAYHDPTVHLPSYQPTVEPNGLQVKKILQQLSRAKKPVILAGGGVNYAEAQEELIAFAEKYRLPVVSTLLGLGAMPIEHELALAMGGMHGTYSANMAMNDADYIINIGARFDDRLTGNPTTYAPNATIAHVDIDPAEIGKVMKTAIPVVGDAKATLQALLKCETVETDYADWTEQVLDNKRRAPFWYEEDANFIKPQAAIELIGQLTNGDAIIVTDVGQHQMWAAQFYPYKHQRQLITSGGMGTMGFGIPAAIGAKLANPDKEVVVFVGDGGFQMTNQELAILNGYGVPIKVVLINNHSLGMVRQWQESFYEERRSQSVFDAEPNFQLLAEAYGISHYSFDNSATLAEDMKVILENKPMLIEVHISKAEHVVPMVPAGKSNAEMLGVKFNA
- the ilvC gene encoding ketol-acid reductoisomerase, with the translated sequence MAVAMQYEKDVTVPALDGKRIAVIGYGSQGHAHAQNLRDTGHDVIIGVRAGKSFDKAKEDGFETFEVAEAAKQADVIMILAPDEIQADLYNEEIAPNLEAGNALGFAHGFNVHFEFIKVPADVDVFMCAPKGPGHLVRRTFEEGFGVPALYAVYQDATGNAKHIAMDWAKGVGSGRVGLLETTFKEETEEDLFGEQAVLCGGLTALMQAGFEVLTEAGYAPELAYFEVLHEMKLIVDLVYEGGFKKMRQSISNTAEYGDYVSGPRVITDQVKENMKAVLADIQSGKFANDFVNDYKAGRPQMEAFRKEAENLEIEKVGAELRKAMPFVGRNDDDAFKIYN
- a CDS encoding phosphodiester glycosidase family protein, with amino-acid sequence MKLLKKPFIYASLFGTLLTGGFTYSMLKTFVLSEAITTVESATTTAAATTNSSTAASSTAATTSTNVTTTDTSYADDNIQITLETITTNNTTVNVADIQVSSPEYLKTALAQNTYGTNVTAKTSETAAANNAILAVNGDYYGANSTGYVIKNGVLYRDTVRDNASYGDLAIYADGSFEIIYENEITAQELIDNGVVNLLAFGPTLVENGEIVVDTSTEVGRAMSSNPRSAIGIIDENHYIIVVADGRTSESEGLSLYQLAEVMKQYGATTAYNLDGGGSSTLYFNGQVINNPTTNGNTISERAVSDIVYIGY